In a single window of the Drosophila albomicans strain 15112-1751.03 chromosome 3, ASM965048v2, whole genome shotgun sequence genome:
- the LOC127565382 gene encoding uncharacterized protein LOC127565382, producing MMNPNIYNIIFILGFWRLLQVCVNTEMVFKTTNIVCTGNPKYVENVICSVKARNWNNAVAYMDCDLVLPLQNTTFHLEVFKKGYNNRYHPFLVNVMIKMCDVM from the exons ATGATGAATCCGAACATCTacaacataatatttattctgGGCTTTTGGCGCCTCCTTCAAGTg TGTGTTAATACCGAAATGgtatttaaaacaacaaatattgtatgtaCTGGAAATCCCAAGTATGTAGAAAATGTCATCTGTTCTGTGAAGGCACGAAATTGGAATAATGCAGTTGCTTACATGGATTGTGATTTAGTTTTGCCCCTTCAGAATACAACG TTTCACCTCGAAGTCTTCAAGAAGGGATATAACAATCGATATCATCCGTTTCTGGTCAATGTTATGATTAAAATGTGCGACGTTATGTAA
- the LOC117566567 gene encoding uncharacterized protein LOC117566567, which yields MKSSPILLWAFALFLLSALSSPVAAGRISLRPLSPSELRSALRDVTSQGVERSPDGRSVSSALAALKGFALGVTNGIGGALLYDVATSNETIAYLSNLFDQLNTTLSSYSSSGSSSSSNDEGTVQEVCFSSRSLNSEAIQARYNNDEDEEEELDDDQEFYDDEQEEEPEEQLRQVDYSDNSIGNALTCIVVNTGQAILRHRRSLGNEQVTGPEGEVIFIRKAAK from the exons ATGAAATCGTCGCCAATTCTTCTTTGGGCATTTGCCCTTTTTCTactctcagctctcagctcaCCTGTGGCAG CCGGTCGCATCTCGTTGCGTCCTCTGTCGCCAAGTGAACTGCGCAGCGCTTTGCGCGATGTTACCAGCCAAGGAGTCGAAAGATCTCCGGATGGTCGCTCGGTTTCGTCAGCTTTGGCTGCTCTGAAAGGATTCGCTTTGGGTGTCACCAATGGCATTGGCGGCGCTTTGCTCTACGATGTGGCCACCTCGAACGAGACGATAGCTTACCTGAGCAATCTCTTCGATCAACTTAACACTACCTTGAGTAGCTACTCCAGCTctgggagcagcagcagcagcaacgatgaAGGAACTGTGCAGGAAGTTTGCTTCTCCAGTCGCAGTCTAAATAGCGAAGCGATACAAGCACGTTATAATAATgacgaggatgaggaggaggagttggATGATGATCAAGAGTTCTATGACGATGAGCAGGAAGAGGAGCCAGAAGAACAGCTGAGACAAGTTGACTATAGTGACAATTCCATTGGTAATGCACTCACCTGCATTGTGGTCAACACGGGACAAGCCATTTTGCGGCATCGTCGTAGCCTTGGTAATGAGCAGGTAACAGGTCCAGAGGGAGAAGTGATATTCATTAGAAAAGCAGCGAAATAA